Proteins encoded together in one Archangium lipolyticum window:
- a CDS encoding GTP-binding protein → MSKEKFERTKPHVNIGTIGHVDHGKTSLTAAITKVLAKTGGATFLAYDQIDKAPEERERGITISTAHVE, encoded by the coding sequence ATGAGTAAGGAAAAGTTCGAAAGAACGAAGCCGCACGTGAACATCGGCACCATCGGTCACGTGGACCACGGCAAGACGTCCCTGACGGCGGCCATCACCAAGGTGCTGGCGAAGACGGGCGGCGCGACGTTCCTCGCGTACGACCAGATCGACAAGGCCCCCGAGGAGCGCGAGCGCGGCATCACCATCTCCACGGCGCACGTGGAGT